The DNA segment TTTAAAATTTTAGAGTTTAATTCTTTTGGAAATACGAATTTACCCTCTTTGGCTTCGAGATCAAATAAGATAACAAAAGTTTTCAAAGCGAATAACAAGCGATTTTGCTTTGGTACCATATATAAAATAGAACGATAAAAAGCATGTTTAGAGACATCTCGTGAAAATAAATAGTGAAAACCAAAATTTTCTGGAAAGGCCGACAAAGAAAAAGTAAATTCTTTGTTATCTATAATATATACAGTTACATCTGTTAAAGCGTAGAAATGTAAATCTTTTGGAAAATTTTCTGAATGTGGAAAATAACAGAAAAAATTATTTTTGGCGAGAATGGTATATATTTCAGTGGAATCGTCACCAAAATAAGCCGATACAAAACCTTCTTTAATAAGAAAGATGTTATTTGTTTCTGTGGAATGCACTATTGTAATCAAATCACCAGCTTGATAAGTCTTTTCTTTAAAAGAAATATCATAATTTTTTAGCATGTTTGTATATTCAACATAATCGAAAGGTGAGACCATACGCTTTCCTCCTTCAAAACAAACCTTTTTATATGGTTCGAGTTTGATCTTGTAATACAGCCTTTAAAGAGTGATAGGCTTGGATGGATAGATTTAAGTCAACGCGATTGATTTGTTGTGCCATCTTTGGCTGGATGCCGGAAATGAAAGCTTCAACGCCAAGAAGTCTAAGCACAGTTACTAAATTATTAAGCATTTCACCAAGTGCATCATCAAAATAAGTTATACCAGATAAATCAATACAAAGCTGTTCGACTCCAAATTTCACACACTTACTTGCGGTAATTTCAGAAAGTTTTTCAGCTCTTTCACGGTCAACTCGTCCCATTAAAGGAAGTATCGCCAATTTGTCAGTAATCGAAATAACAGGCGTACTGATTTCTTCAATTAAAAGATGTTGTTGTTCCATGTGTTTCACAATATCGTTGTAATACATCGCTGAAAATGCCTCATTAATCCGGTCAAATCCGTGATTAACCATAGCCATACTAGAAAAAAAGTCGTATTTAGACACTTCGTCATTTTCAATACAAAAATCAGAAACAGCTGTCACAAATTCGCGGCGAAGTTTATCAAGCGTAGTAATTACTTCTGGTAGAGGGACTTCGTTTTCCATACGACGCGCGTACATATTATCAAGCCACTTATCTAGCTTCTCAAAGAAAGCATTTTTACCAGTAAAATAAGAAATAATTAGGTCTGCTGTTTGCTCACTATCAGCACGTAACTCATCTTTGTAACGCGGAGAATAAACAAAACTAGTATACGCTTTTTCATTTTCATAAATTTTTGAAAGCCAGTTGTTAATAATTTCTTCGGTGTGAGCTCTTAAATAAAGCTCCATACTTCCATTCGATTCATTCATACCAGACAACCCCTTCAAGTCTAAGTATCATAACTACTTTTCTTTTATTCTATGCTCAAAATGCTATGCTGTCCATTTAAATATTTGAAAAAGAGCTAATTTATTGAAATTGTAACATAGTATAACAAATTCATCGTTATTTTTTTGTTAAAATTCCGAAGCTATTTAAGCCTTGTCATGTTATAATATTACAATATGGATAGAAAGGAAGTTTTTTGTGGGATTACAGGATGAACTTACAGTGATGCAACCAGTGGTCATGAAGATTTTTTCAAAAAGTGTCCGCGAAAATCGATTATCTCACGGCTATTTATTAGAAGGATCAAGTGGTACAGGAAAAAAACGCACCGCACTTTGGTTAGCGCAGAGTCTTTTTTGTTTAGAGCGTACTGAAACCGAACTTGCATGTGGTAAGTGTGCCAATTGCATGAGGATAGCGAGTCATAATCATCCGGATGTTCATTTGCTAGAGCCAGATGGAGCTAGTATCAAGATTGATCAGGTTCGCGCGCTTAAGCAAGAATTAAGTAAACGCGGAATGGAATCAGATCAAAAAGTAGTTATCATTTATGATGCAGAAAAAATGACTGTTCAATCAGCCAATAGTCTGCTGAAATTTATAGAAGAACCAGAGGGCGGTTTGTTATTATTATTTTTAACAACCAATCCTGGCCAAATCTTGCCAACAATTCAATCAAGATTACAACCAGTCACATTCAAATCACTCACTTTTGATAGTTTGTTATCACAA comes from the Listeria welshimeri serovar 6b str. SLCC5334 genome and includes:
- a CDS encoding Crp/Fnr family transcriptional regulator, encoding MLKNYDISFKEKTYQAGDLITIVHSTETNNIFLIKEGFVSAYFGDDSTEIYTILAKNNFFCYFPHSENFPKDLHFYALTDVTVYIIDNKEFTFSLSAFPENFGFHYLFSRDVSKHAFYRSILYMVPKQNRLLFALKTFVILFDLEAKEGKFVFPKELNSKILKSYTNLSKKVFYTQLNTLYADGIVFKKDKHFEIDAESLDELEFLT
- a CDS encoding STAS domain-containing protein, which produces MNESNGSMELYLRAHTEEIINNWLSKIYENEKAYTSFVYSPRYKDELRADSEQTADLIISYFTGKNAFFEKLDKWLDNMYARRMENEVPLPEVITTLDKLRREFVTAVSDFCIENDEVSKYDFFSSMAMVNHGFDRINEAFSAMYYNDIVKHMEQQHLLIEEISTPVISITDKLAILPLMGRVDRERAEKLSEITASKCVKFGVEQLCIDLSGITYFDDALGEMLNNLVTVLRLLGVEAFISGIQPKMAQQINRVDLNLSIQAYHSLKAVLQDQTRTI
- the holB gene encoding DNA polymerase III subunit delta' yields the protein MGLQDELTVMQPVVMKIFSKSVRENRLSHGYLLEGSSGTGKKRTALWLAQSLFCLERTETELACGKCANCMRIASHNHPDVHLLEPDGASIKIDQVRALKQELSKRGMESDQKVVIIYDAEKMTVQSANSLLKFIEEPEGGLLLLFLTTNPGQILPTIQSRLQPVTFKSLTFDSLLSQLTAAGISEQKARIYASITGSIEQAKAFEEDDWFSEARNVVIKLYEGMHHQGTSPLIIIQESWMPLFKEKDKMALGLELLLLLYRDRLHLTLDENYEPICTAQKEILGQDALRKSLSETTGEIEKILAAKSKLDSNMNTQLLMEQLVLEIQGR